The following proteins are encoded in a genomic region of Mycobacterium kiyosense:
- a CDS encoding oxidoreductase: MAGRVEGKVAFVTGAALGQGRSHAVRLAQEGADIIAIDVCKRVVETSPIPAATPEDLAETADLVKGLNRRIFTAEVDVRDYDGLKAAVDAGVEQLGRLDIIVANAGIGNGGDTLDQCSEHDWQEMIDVNLSGVWKTVKAGVPHLISGGNGGSIILTSSVGGLKAYPHCGNYVAAKHGVVGIMRSFAVELGHHMIRVNSVHPTHVSTGMIMNEGTWKMFRPDLENPGPDDMAPICQMFHTLPVPWVDAQDISNAVLFLASDEARYITGVTLPVDAGSCLK, translated from the coding sequence ATGGCAGGTCGTGTGGAAGGCAAGGTCGCCTTCGTCACCGGGGCCGCGCTCGGACAGGGCCGCAGCCACGCGGTGCGACTGGCGCAGGAGGGCGCCGACATCATCGCCATCGACGTCTGTAAGCGGGTGGTGGAGACCAGCCCGATCCCGGCTGCGACGCCGGAGGATCTGGCCGAGACCGCTGATCTTGTCAAAGGCCTCAACCGGCGGATCTTCACCGCCGAGGTGGACGTTCGCGACTACGACGGACTCAAGGCCGCGGTGGATGCCGGCGTCGAGCAGTTGGGCCGGCTGGACATCATCGTCGCCAATGCCGGGATCGGCAACGGTGGGGACACCCTGGACCAGTGCAGCGAACACGACTGGCAGGAGATGATCGACGTCAACCTCTCCGGCGTCTGGAAGACGGTGAAAGCCGGTGTACCGCACCTCATCTCGGGCGGCAACGGCGGGTCGATCATTCTGACCAGCTCGGTCGGCGGGCTCAAGGCCTACCCGCATTGCGGCAATTACGTCGCGGCCAAGCACGGTGTGGTGGGCATCATGCGTTCCTTCGCGGTCGAGCTGGGCCACCACATGATCCGGGTCAACTCCGTGCACCCCACGCACGTCAGCACGGGCATGATCATGAACGAGGGAACGTGGAAGATGTTCCGTCCGGATCTGGAGAACCCGGGTCCCGACGACATGGCGCCGATCTGCCAGATGTTCCACACGCTGCCGGTCCCGTGGGTGGACGCGCAGGACATCAGCAATGCGGTGCTCTTCCTCGCCTCTGACGAGGCTCGCTACATCACCGGTGTC
- a CDS encoding cytochrome P450: protein MTVSAANDVYFDPYDVELNADPYPMFRRLREESPLYYNEQHDFYALSRFADVDDAIVDYQTFSSARGAILELIRANIDMPPGVLIFEDPPVHDIHRKLLSRMFTPRKVNDLEPKIREFCARSLDPLIGSGRFDFVTDLGAQMPMRVIGMLLGVPEEDQEAARDFANAQMRTEAGKPMEFSAEAMLSGEFFGQYIDWRAEHPSNDIMTELLNAEFEDETGTVRRMRRDELLTYVTVVSGAGNETTTRLIGWAGKVLAEHPDQRRALVENPALIPAAVEELLRYEPPAPHVARYVTRDVDYYGQTVPEGSVMMMLIGAANRDHRQFPPDGDVFDIRREPRQHLTFSVGTHYCLGSALARLEGRIALEEILKRFPEWDVDLTDAKLSPTSTVRGWESMPAVIG from the coding sequence GTCTATTTCGACCCCTACGACGTCGAACTGAATGCCGACCCCTACCCGATGTTTCGGCGCCTGCGCGAGGAGTCGCCGCTCTACTACAACGAGCAGCACGACTTCTACGCACTGAGCCGGTTCGCCGACGTCGATGACGCAATCGTGGACTACCAGACGTTCAGCTCGGCCCGGGGCGCCATCCTCGAACTCATCCGGGCCAACATCGACATGCCGCCGGGTGTGCTCATCTTCGAGGATCCACCGGTACACGACATCCACCGCAAGTTGTTGTCCCGCATGTTCACTCCGCGCAAGGTCAACGATCTCGAGCCCAAGATCCGTGAATTCTGTGCGCGCAGTTTGGATCCGCTGATCGGCAGCGGCAGGTTCGACTTCGTGACCGACCTCGGTGCGCAGATGCCGATGCGGGTGATCGGCATGCTGCTGGGTGTACCCGAGGAAGATCAGGAAGCCGCAAGGGATTTCGCCAACGCACAGATGCGGACCGAAGCCGGCAAGCCGATGGAGTTCTCGGCCGAGGCCATGCTCAGCGGCGAGTTCTTCGGCCAGTACATCGACTGGCGTGCCGAACATCCGTCCAACGACATCATGACCGAGCTGCTCAACGCCGAGTTCGAGGACGAGACCGGCACCGTGCGCCGGATGCGCCGGGACGAACTGCTCACCTACGTCACCGTGGTGTCCGGCGCGGGCAACGAGACCACCACCCGGCTGATCGGCTGGGCCGGAAAGGTGCTCGCCGAACACCCGGATCAGCGGCGCGCCCTGGTCGAGAATCCGGCGCTGATCCCGGCGGCCGTCGAGGAACTGCTGCGCTACGAACCGCCGGCACCGCATGTGGCGCGATACGTGACCCGCGATGTCGACTACTACGGCCAGACGGTGCCCGAGGGCAGCGTGATGATGATGCTGATCGGTGCGGCGAACCGCGACCACCGCCAATTCCCGCCCGACGGCGACGTTTTCGACATCCGCCGCGAGCCGCGTCAACACCTGACGTTCAGCGTGGGTACCCACTACTGCCTGGGGTCGGCGCTGGCTCGCCTGGAGGGCCGGATCGCGCTCGAGGAGATCTTGAAGCGGTTCCCCGAATGGGACGTCGACCTCACCGACGCGAAGCTTTCCCCGACGTCCACCGTCCGGGGTTGGGAATCCATGCCGGCCGTAATCGGCTGA